One window from the genome of Natrialba magadii ATCC 43099 encodes:
- a CDS encoding winged helix-turn-helix domain-containing protein encodes MKLRQPTDFLILEALEDKGRNVATNLASHTGKSRKNINTRLPVLEDYGLVRKIGPAERSGLYEITSDGKAALIYQDQYDQVDDFEGLIEGPGTTADNSNGNSQASFARGEDETEDT; translated from the coding sequence ATGAAACTCCGCCAACCAACTGACTTTCTTATCCTTGAGGCACTCGAAGACAAAGGTCGGAACGTCGCGACGAATTTGGCCTCCCACACGGGAAAGAGTCGCAAGAACATCAACACGCGATTGCCGGTGCTTGAAGACTACGGCCTCGTTCGGAAGATCGGCCCGGCAGAACGGTCCGGGTTGTACGAAATCACGTCCGACGGGAAGGCAGCACTCATCTATCAGGACCAGTACGACCAGGTGGACGACTTCGAGGGGCTCATTGAGGGACCCGGCACCACCGCCGACAACAGCAACGGCAATTCTCAAGCGAGTTTCGCCCGCGGCGAAGACGAAACCGAAGACACCTGA
- a CDS encoding helicase HerA domain-containing protein gives MCSSLEDDLSPRTDMRIGDLLVESHHVGGVFSPGHEHCKVLTNDKWTQDAGGLPRHSLLIARPLLEGDEIVSEEDVHTGHRLPESDPGYAPPDPTDTDATHALLLRVSDTTDIPQEGRLQTNRYDAIQEAITGEGGGTASPEDFVDVLTRRQIQYSGVEAKILGTFYYDTNEDDEQRLSFSSDVQTFFSAGHYVVHKPDHAALQWIASYPTTADTKPVKLGDVQYTTTDIWGDGASAGMYFDVEEFIGAKTAVFGMTRKGKSNTMKIIAGAIEAHDESIGQLIFDPSGEYAYVNDQDEECALGELHAQGDDGDLEAISTVYKFAAQEDETDRYKPLRTNLLARSNLDVVKNYVRMELGNDSATYTENFVTVSNNIPSEDDLEDMDGGQQTRAEWLRSAYYAVISRAIGTDDLPDDFETMWISVRDEVLEIVNDNSHLDYEKKGPSDDVPLGKWDGENTLVEFWSTVAANTSDINDAYPEDRDWVNDDLDNVLEMFRTAGSQSGFGKLRRLQDYHNPAREVNVAEEIYDLLTDGELVVVDISNGLEEVITAEKERLVRYILNQSMDRFRSTDEDELPKIQIYLEEAHQHFDEYGRDDGEMNPFVTLAKEGAKFKIGMAYATQEVTSVDPRVRANTANWIVTHLNSEKEINELGKYYNYDDFENSIRNVETVGYSRVKTYKGEYIVPVQISLFDTDWVKANTPFGVKKDDEFIVEPNSSRQAD, from the coding sequence ATGTGTTCATCACTCGAAGATGACCTTTCTCCACGGACAGATATGCGGATTGGTGATCTTCTCGTGGAATCTCACCATGTTGGTGGCGTGTTCTCGCCCGGTCATGAACACTGTAAGGTTCTCACCAACGACAAGTGGACGCAGGATGCGGGCGGGCTCCCCCGCCACTCGCTATTAATCGCGCGTCCGCTTCTGGAAGGAGATGAGATCGTCTCCGAGGAGGATGTCCATACCGGCCACAGGCTGCCCGAGAGCGATCCTGGTTACGCACCGCCGGATCCCACCGACACTGACGCGACTCACGCGTTGCTTCTGCGCGTGAGCGACACGACCGATATTCCACAGGAGGGTCGCCTACAAACAAATCGCTATGATGCTATCCAGGAAGCAATCACGGGTGAGGGAGGTGGGACAGCCTCACCCGAGGACTTCGTCGATGTCCTCACACGCCGACAAATTCAATACTCTGGTGTCGAGGCAAAGATTCTGGGCACCTTCTACTACGATACGAACGAAGACGACGAACAGCGGCTAAGCTTCAGTAGTGATGTCCAGACGTTCTTTTCTGCCGGACATTATGTCGTTCACAAGCCTGATCACGCGGCGTTGCAGTGGATCGCGAGCTATCCTACGACGGCAGACACAAAACCGGTCAAACTCGGCGATGTGCAGTATACGACGACCGATATCTGGGGCGACGGTGCTTCCGCCGGAATGTACTTCGACGTCGAGGAATTCATCGGCGCGAAAACAGCCGTCTTTGGGATGACACGAAAGGGCAAGTCGAACACGATGAAGATCATCGCTGGCGCGATCGAGGCTCACGATGAATCGATCGGCCAGCTAATCTTTGATCCCAGTGGTGAGTACGCATACGTCAACGATCAAGACGAGGAGTGTGCGCTCGGCGAACTGCACGCGCAAGGTGATGACGGCGACCTCGAGGCGATCTCAACCGTTTACAAGTTTGCTGCCCAAGAGGATGAGACAGATCGATATAAGCCACTGCGAACGAACCTTCTCGCCCGCTCCAACCTTGATGTGGTGAAGAACTACGTGCGGATGGAACTCGGTAACGATAGCGCGACATATACGGAGAATTTTGTAACTGTCTCGAACAACATTCCCTCCGAAGATGATCTCGAAGACATGGATGGGGGCCAACAAACGCGTGCAGAGTGGCTTCGTAGTGCGTACTACGCTGTTATCTCGCGAGCAATTGGTACTGATGATCTCCCTGATGACTTCGAAACAATGTGGATAAGCGTCAGAGATGAAGTGTTAGAGATCGTAAACGATAATTCACATCTTGACTACGAAAAAAAGGGGCCGAGCGATGACGTCCCGCTCGGCAAGTGGGACGGCGAAAACACGCTCGTTGAGTTTTGGAGTACTGTAGCCGCAAACACGTCAGACATCAACGATGCCTATCCCGAGGATCGCGACTGGGTCAACGACGACTTGGATAATGTCCTCGAGATGTTCCGTACAGCAGGTTCACAGAGTGGCTTCGGCAAGTTACGGAGGCTTCAAGATTACCACAACCCCGCTCGTGAGGTGAACGTCGCAGAGGAGATATACGATCTGTTGACAGACGGCGAACTGGTCGTTGTGGACATCTCGAACGGACTGGAGGAGGTGATCACAGCCGAAAAAGAGCGCCTCGTCAGATATATTCTCAACCAGTCGATGGACCGGTTCCGCTCAACAGATGAGGATGAACTTCCGAAGATCCAGATCTATCTCGAAGAGGCGCACCAGCATTTCGATGAGTACGGCCGCGACGACGGTGAGATGAATCCCTTCGTGACGCTCGCGAAGGAGGGCGCTAAATTCAAGATTGGCATGGCCTACGCAACTCAAGAAGTCACGAGCGTAGACCCCCGCGTCCGGGCAAATACAGCTAATTGGATTGTCACACACCTCAACAGCGAGAAAGAAATCAATGAGCTTGGAAAATACTACAACTACGATGATTTCGAAAATTCGATTCGGAATGTCGAAACAGTTGGCTACTCTCGCGTGAAGACGTACAAAGGCGAATACATCGTTCCGGTACAGATCTCGCTGTTCGATACTGACTGGGTCAAAGCCAATACGCCGTTTGGGGTCAAGAAAGATGATGAGTTCATAGTAGAGCCGAACTCATCGAGGCAAGCTGACTAA
- a CDS encoding DNA methyltransferase, which produces MSQDYSAYEDALSSAEIIGTETLPHSWREAPRAWGNELHKLAPYVGGFPPALANYLLQQYTDPEMTVLDPFSGGGTTALEASLLDRDVLASDVFSYACTLTGAKTHPLTEDEFDAALKRVKRDADNVNPDMLPPVDEDAAIFFHEDTLQELRQYRAVLKEDTSRDGRFLKAVICGILHGPSELFLSIQTRDTFSGSANYVKDYKEKHDLEEVYKPVDEKVRDKFNRLVGAQYPSGSTRVEQADATSLPFEDDTADFVLTSPPYMHMLDYSWNNWLRLWWLDEDRSAEQDSLNQTSKVELFRSFMTDVIAELDRVLKSDARAIIVIGDVRKHRQGGAKVVYPARMIAAEASEFGFEVERVIEDDYNVDKRYYTQLNNLRWDEEEEDDGQELIDRILVLRKGDPGPQVEVTPEWSD; this is translated from the coding sequence ATGTCACAGGATTATAGCGCGTATGAAGACGCGCTATCATCGGCGGAGATCATCGGCACAGAGACGCTCCCACATTCTTGGCGGGAGGCACCTCGTGCGTGGGGTAACGAATTACACAAGCTTGCTCCCTACGTTGGTGGGTTTCCACCCGCACTTGCGAACTATCTGCTTCAACAATATACTGACCCCGAGATGACGGTCCTTGATCCGTTTTCGGGCGGCGGCACGACTGCTCTTGAGGCTTCGCTTCTTGATCGCGATGTTCTGGCCAGTGATGTGTTCAGCTATGCGTGTACGCTCACTGGGGCAAAGACGCATCCTTTGACTGAAGACGAATTCGATGCGGCACTGAAACGGGTCAAGCGAGACGCAGATAATGTCAACCCAGATATGTTACCACCCGTGGATGAGGATGCAGCAATCTTTTTTCACGAGGACACACTTCAAGAACTGCGGCAATACCGAGCCGTTCTCAAAGAGGACACCAGTCGTGATGGCAGGTTTCTGAAGGCGGTGATATGTGGCATTCTTCACGGCCCATCAGAGCTATTTCTTTCAATTCAGACTCGCGATACGTTCTCTGGGAGTGCGAATTATGTTAAGGATTACAAGGAAAAACACGATCTAGAGGAAGTATATAAGCCAGTTGATGAGAAGGTCCGTGACAAGTTTAATCGACTCGTTGGTGCGCAATACCCTTCCGGGAGCACCCGAGTTGAGCAAGCTGATGCGACGTCGCTGCCATTTGAGGATGATACAGCTGACTTTGTATTGACGTCACCGCCGTACATGCATATGTTAGACTATTCATGGAATAATTGGCTTCGGCTGTGGTGGCTTGACGAGGATCGGTCGGCGGAGCAAGACTCGCTCAATCAGACATCCAAGGTAGAGTTGTTTCGGTCGTTCATGACCGATGTAATCGCGGAACTGGACCGTGTGTTAAAATCCGATGCGCGAGCTATCATCGTTATTGGTGACGTCCGTAAACATCGGCAGGGTGGCGCGAAGGTAGTCTATCCAGCTCGGATGATTGCTGCGGAGGCGAGTGAGTTTGGTTTCGAGGTTGAGCGGGTTATTGAGGACGATTACAACGTGGACAAGCGCTACTACACGCAATTGAACAATCTCCGGTGGGATGAGGAGGAAGAAGATGACGGGCAGGAGCTAATCGATCGAATTCTCGTGTTACGGAAGGGAGATCCCGGACCACAGGTAGAGGTAACGCCGGAGTGGAGCGACTGA